One window from the genome of Streptomyces sp. NBC_01476 encodes:
- the serC gene encoding phosphoserine transaminase, whose protein sequence is MADIQIPADIKPADGRFGSGPSKVRTQALDALAATGTSLLGTSHRQAPVKNLVGQVREGIRQLFSLPDGYEVVLGNGGSTAFWDIATHGLITAKSEHLSFGEFSSKFAKAAELAPWLADPTVVKSDPGTHPEPVAEPGVDVYAFTHNETSTGVAMPIRRVAGADADALVLVDATSGAGGLPVDITETDVYYFAPQKSFAADGGLWLAAFSPAALERAATVAASGRHIPAFFDLPTAIDNSSKNQTYNTPALATLFLLNEQLEWINGQGALDWAVKRTGDSSSRLYSWAEKASYATPFVADPAQRSQVVGTIDFEDGVDAAAVAKVLRANGIVDTEPYRKLGRNQLRVAMFPAVDPADVEALTASIDYVIGRL, encoded by the coding sequence GTGGCCGACATTCAGATTCCCGCTGACATCAAGCCCGCCGACGGACGGTTCGGGTCGGGCCCCTCCAAGGTGCGGACGCAGGCGCTCGACGCGCTCGCCGCCACCGGGACGTCCCTGCTCGGTACCTCCCACCGCCAGGCGCCGGTGAAGAACCTCGTCGGGCAGGTCCGTGAGGGCATCCGGCAGCTCTTCTCCCTCCCCGACGGCTACGAGGTGGTGCTCGGCAACGGCGGCTCCACCGCCTTCTGGGACATCGCCACGCACGGCCTGATCACCGCGAAGTCCGAGCACCTCTCCTTCGGTGAGTTCTCCTCGAAGTTCGCCAAGGCCGCGGAGCTGGCCCCGTGGCTGGCCGACCCGACGGTCGTGAAGTCCGACCCGGGCACCCACCCGGAGCCGGTCGCGGAACCGGGCGTGGACGTCTACGCGTTCACCCACAACGAGACCTCCACCGGTGTCGCGATGCCGATCCGCCGGGTCGCGGGCGCCGACGCGGACGCGCTGGTCCTGGTGGACGCCACCTCGGGCGCGGGCGGCCTGCCGGTCGACATCACCGAGACCGACGTCTACTACTTCGCGCCGCAGAAGTCCTTCGCGGCCGACGGCGGCCTGTGGCTGGCCGCGTTCTCCCCGGCGGCGCTGGAGCGGGCTGCCACCGTCGCCGCGTCCGGCCGGCACATCCCGGCGTTCTTCGACCTGCCGACCGCGATCGACAACTCCTCGAAGAACCAGACGTACAACACCCCGGCGCTTGCCACCCTCTTCCTGCTCAACGAGCAGCTGGAGTGGATCAACGGCCAGGGCGCCCTCGACTGGGCGGTCAAGCGCACCGGCGACTCCTCCTCGCGGCTGTACAGCTGGGCCGAGAAGGCGTCGTACGCGACCCCGTTCGTGGCCGACCCGGCGCAGCGCTCGCAGGTCGTCGGCACCATCGACTTCGAGGACGGCGTGGACGCCGCCGCGGTCGCCAAGGTGCTGCGGGCCAACGGCATCGTGGACACCGAGCCGTACCGCAAGCTGGGCCGCAACCAGCTGCGGGTGGCGATGTTCCCGGCCGTCGACCCGGCGGACGTCGAGGCGCTCACCGCGAGCATCGACTACGTCATCGGCCGGCTCTGA
- a CDS encoding PAS domain-containing protein, translating into MQPFDAQPKGDEQLLAALLDGMEAGLCAFDRDGVITHWNAEAVRILGWPPEEAVGRRGFGGWAARAADSRGIDARLMAAMDAPGRQVHEFALLTKDGRRVLIRAQAAAVAGADGRPAGVYCAFSEVHAQIDLERSIALSESLFADASWGVMLIDADLRPALANRRAAELLHSGRDALLGRPLGDLLDQGVEELENALQHVLAEGVSPSGTEVWISLRGDETGARYCWRSGFVLLGSPLGEEPVPLGVGWLFTDVTAQRTLEQQSARIRFRYQQLHRADRAAAECENPLEGAVLHLDFALAGFADHALVDLADPAGRLIRIITTPEGEAPLVLPVAGNAIPVGYEPGHPVLQAVERLGTVRTSFGTPEVAEQAPRGRTDVWAAGRRWPAGTEHGLATVLRSRGRTVGALTFLRGSGRRLFDRADAAYAEDVAARVAMALDLAGLSGTEPAAPLPRGER; encoded by the coding sequence GTGCAGCCATTTGATGCGCAACCCAAGGGTGATGAGCAGCTGCTGGCAGCGCTGCTGGACGGCATGGAGGCGGGCCTGTGCGCCTTCGACCGGGACGGAGTGATCACCCACTGGAACGCGGAGGCGGTCCGCATCCTGGGCTGGCCACCCGAGGAGGCGGTCGGCCGGCGCGGGTTCGGCGGCTGGGCGGCGCGGGCCGCGGACTCCCGGGGGATCGACGCCCGGCTGATGGCGGCGATGGACGCGCCGGGCCGCCAGGTGCACGAGTTCGCGCTGCTGACCAAGGACGGGCGGCGGGTGCTGATCAGGGCGCAGGCCGCGGCGGTGGCCGGGGCGGACGGGCGGCCGGCCGGCGTCTACTGCGCCTTCTCCGAGGTCCACGCCCAGATCGACCTGGAACGGTCGATCGCGCTGAGCGAGTCGCTCTTCGCCGACGCCTCCTGGGGCGTGATGCTGATCGACGCCGATCTGCGGCCCGCGCTGGCCAACCGGCGGGCGGCCGAACTGCTCCACTCCGGCCGCGACGCGCTCCTCGGCCGGCCCCTCGGTGACCTGCTCGACCAGGGCGTCGAGGAACTGGAGAACGCGCTCCAGCACGTACTCGCCGAGGGCGTCTCACCGTCCGGCACCGAGGTCTGGATCAGCCTGCGCGGCGACGAGACCGGGGCCCGCTACTGCTGGCGCAGCGGTTTCGTGCTGCTCGGCTCGCCGCTCGGCGAGGAGCCGGTGCCGCTGGGCGTGGGCTGGCTCTTCACCGACGTCACCGCGCAGCGGACGCTGGAGCAGCAGAGCGCCCGGATACGTTTCCGGTACCAGCAGCTGCACCGCGCCGACCGGGCCGCCGCCGAGTGCGAGAACCCGCTGGAGGGGGCGGTGCTGCACCTCGACTTCGCGCTCGCCGGGTTCGCCGACCACGCGCTGGTCGACCTCGCGGACCCGGCCGGCCGGCTGATCCGGATCATCACCACCCCGGAGGGCGAGGCGCCGCTGGTCCTCCCCGTCGCAGGCAACGCGATCCCGGTGGGTTACGAGCCCGGGCACCCGGTGCTCCAGGCCGTGGAGCGGCTCGGCACCGTACGGACCAGCTTCGGCACCCCGGAGGTCGCCGAGCAGGCGCCCCGCGGCCGGACCGACGTCTGGGCGGCGGGCCGCCGCTGGCCCGCGGGGACGGAACACGGGCTGGCCACGGTGCTGCGCAGCCGCGGCCGCACGGTGGGAGCGCTCACCTTCCTCCGGGGCTCGGGGCGCCGGCTCTTCGACCGGGCGGACGCGGCGTACGCAGAGGACGTCGCGGCGCGGGTGGCGATGGCGCTG
- the pdxH gene encoding pyridoxamine 5'-phosphate oxidase, whose translation MRKQYQAAGLDESELAGDPYEQFARWFTDAVQATGGGALTEPNAMVVSTVGPDGVPSSRTVLLKGYDQRGFVFFTNYGSRKGRELAANPRVSLLFPWHPIARQVIVAGRAERVPAQETAAYFHSRPHGSQIGAWASEQSSVVASRAGLEEEYARLAARWPEGTQVPVPPDWGGFRVVAASVEFWQGRENRLHDRLRYVAGGAGGDPWSVERLAP comes from the coding sequence ATGCGCAAGCAGTACCAGGCCGCGGGGCTCGACGAGAGCGAGCTGGCGGGCGACCCCTACGAGCAGTTCGCCCGCTGGTTCACCGACGCCGTGCAGGCGACCGGCGGCGGAGCGCTCACCGAACCCAACGCGATGGTGGTCTCCACGGTGGGGCCGGACGGCGTGCCCAGCTCCCGCACGGTGCTGCTCAAGGGCTATGACCAGCGCGGCTTCGTCTTCTTCACCAACTACGGCTCCCGCAAAGGCCGCGAACTCGCCGCCAACCCCCGGGTCTCGCTGCTCTTCCCCTGGCATCCGATCGCCCGCCAGGTGATCGTGGCCGGCCGCGCCGAGCGGGTGCCGGCGCAGGAGACGGCGGCGTACTTCCACAGCAGGCCGCACGGTTCGCAGATCGGCGCCTGGGCGAGCGAGCAGTCGAGCGTGGTCGCTTCACGGGCCGGACTTGAGGAGGAGTACGCGCGGCTCGCGGCCCGCTGGCCGGAGGGGACGCAGGTGCCGGTGCCGCCGGACTGGGGCGGCTTCCGGGTGGTGGCGGCGAGCGTGGAGTTCTGGCAGGGGCGGGAGAACCGGCTGCACGACCGGCTGCGGTACGTGGCCGGGGGAGCGGGCGGTGACCCGTGGTCGGTGGAGCGGCTCGCGCCGTGA
- a CDS encoding citrate synthase 2: MSDFVPGLEGVVAFETEIAEPDKEGGSLRYRGVDIEDLVGHVGFGHVWGLLVDGRFNPGLPPAEPFPIPVHSGDIRVDVQSALAMLAPVWGLKPLLDIDADEARDNLARAAVMALSYVAQSARGQGHPMVPQREIDKAQSITERFMIRWRGEPDPKHVAAVDAYWTSAAEHGMNASTFTARVIASTGADVAAALSGAVGAMSGPLHGGAPSRVLGMIEEIERTGDAEGYVKKTLDKGERLMGFGHRVYRAEDPRARVLRRTARELGAPRYEVAEALEKAALAELHARRPDRVLATNVEFWAAIMLDFAEVPAHMFTSMFTCARTAGWSAHILEQKRTGRLVRPSARYVGPGTRGPQDVEGYEGIAH, translated from the coding sequence ATGTCCGATTTCGTACCGGGACTCGAAGGAGTCGTCGCGTTCGAGACGGAGATCGCCGAGCCGGACAAGGAGGGGGGTTCGCTCCGCTACCGCGGGGTCGACATCGAGGACCTGGTCGGCCATGTCGGCTTCGGGCACGTGTGGGGCCTGCTGGTGGACGGCAGGTTCAACCCGGGGCTGCCGCCGGCCGAGCCGTTCCCGATCCCGGTCCACTCCGGCGACATCCGGGTCGACGTGCAGTCCGCGCTGGCCATGCTGGCGCCGGTGTGGGGGCTGAAACCCCTGCTGGACATCGACGCGGACGAGGCCAGGGACAACCTCGCCCGCGCGGCCGTGATGGCGCTGTCGTACGTCGCCCAGTCGGCCCGCGGGCAGGGGCATCCGATGGTGCCGCAGCGGGAGATCGACAAGGCGCAGTCCATCACCGAGCGGTTCATGATCCGCTGGCGCGGTGAGCCCGACCCCAAGCACGTGGCCGCGGTGGACGCGTACTGGACCTCGGCCGCCGAGCACGGCATGAACGCCTCGACCTTCACCGCCCGGGTCATCGCCTCGACCGGCGCGGACGTCGCCGCGGCGCTGTCCGGCGCGGTGGGCGCGATGTCGGGACCGCTGCACGGCGGGGCGCCGTCGCGGGTCCTCGGCATGATCGAGGAGATCGAGCGGACCGGTGACGCCGAGGGGTACGTGAAGAAGACGCTCGACAAGGGCGAGCGGCTGATGGGCTTCGGCCACCGCGTCTACCGCGCCGAGGACCCGCGGGCCAGGGTGCTGCGCCGTACCGCCCGCGAGCTGGGCGCACCGCGGTACGAGGTCGCCGAGGCGCTGGAGAAGGCCGCGCTCGCCGAGCTGCACGCGCGCCGCCCGGACCGGGTGCTGGCCACCAACGTGGAGTTCTGGGCCGCGATCATGCTGGACTTCGCGGAGGTGCCGGCGCACATGTTCACGTCGATGTTCACCTGTGCGCGGACCGCCGGCTGGTCGGCGCACATCCTGGAGCAGAAGCGCACCGGCCGGCTGGTGCGGCCGTCCGCGCGGTACGTCGGCCCCGGCACCCGCGGCCCGCAGGACGTCGAGGGGTACGAGGGCATCGCGCACTGA